A single window of Nocardia higoensis DNA harbors:
- a CDS encoding peptide MFS transporter produces the protein MSSVVRSDVARERTLFGHPVGLANLFGVELWERFSFYGMLTILGYYLYYSVTDGGLGMEQDTAVGIVGAYGGLVYLSTVLGGWTADRLLGMERTVFYGGVVVVAGHVALAVLPGLSGVGLGLTLVALGSGALKANASSLLGTLYAPGDARIAGGFTLFYLGINLGAFLGPLLTGLLQTHLGFHYGFGAAALGMTLGLTQYAIFRRNLGTAGREVPNPMPRRQFVPIMGALAAATSVAVAAWSIGLVSLANLAEVITGVIVAVSIGYFVVMLRSPTVTALERSRVRAFAPLFVANAVFWSLFQQIFTVFAVYSDKRMNWTVLGWTAPSNWIGSVEPVWIIVLSPLFALMWTRLGERAPSTPNKFALGVMGMGVAFLSFVPLAGFADGAVPALLVFAVMGGFAVSELLLSPIGLAVTTQLAPEAFRAQMMALYFFSVGIGTSMSGVLARFYDPAHEAAYFGVVGAVAIGVGVLVAAVGPWISRAMAGVR, from the coding sequence ATGTCCTCAGTCGTCCGATCGGATGTGGCGCGGGAGCGAACGTTGTTCGGGCACCCGGTCGGGCTGGCCAACCTGTTCGGCGTCGAGCTGTGGGAGCGGTTCTCCTTCTACGGCATGCTCACCATCCTGGGTTACTACCTGTACTACTCGGTGACCGACGGTGGTCTCGGGATGGAGCAGGACACCGCTGTCGGCATCGTCGGTGCCTACGGCGGTCTGGTCTACCTGTCCACCGTGCTCGGCGGCTGGACAGCCGACCGGCTGCTGGGGATGGAACGCACCGTCTTCTACGGCGGCGTCGTCGTGGTCGCCGGTCACGTGGCGCTGGCGGTGCTGCCCGGCCTGTCCGGCGTCGGCCTCGGCCTGACGCTGGTCGCCCTCGGCAGCGGCGCCCTCAAAGCCAACGCGTCCTCCCTGCTCGGCACCCTCTATGCCCCGGGAGACGCCCGCATCGCCGGCGGCTTCACCCTCTTCTACCTCGGCATCAACCTCGGCGCGTTCCTCGGCCCGCTGCTCACCGGCCTGCTGCAGACCCACCTGGGCTTCCATTACGGCTTCGGCGCCGCCGCCCTCGGCATGACCCTCGGCCTGACCCAGTACGCGATCTTCCGCCGGAACCTGGGCACCGCGGGCCGGGAGGTGCCCAATCCGATGCCGCGGCGTCAGTTCGTCCCCATCATGGGCGCGCTGGCCGCGGCCACGTCGGTGGCGGTCGCGGCCTGGTCGATCGGTCTGGTCTCGCTCGCCAACCTGGCCGAGGTGATCACCGGCGTCATCGTGGCGGTCTCGATCGGCTACTTCGTTGTCATGCTGCGCAGCCCGACCGTCACCGCGCTGGAACGCAGCCGGGTGCGCGCGTTCGCGCCGCTGTTCGTCGCCAATGCCGTCTTCTGGTCGCTGTTCCAGCAGATCTTCACCGTGTTCGCCGTGTACTCCGACAAGCGGATGAACTGGACCGTTCTCGGCTGGACGGCCCCGAGTAACTGGATCGGTTCGGTGGAGCCGGTGTGGATCATCGTGTTGTCGCCGCTGTTCGCGCTGATGTGGACGCGCCTGGGCGAGCGCGCACCGAGCACCCCGAACAAGTTCGCGCTGGGAGTGATGGGGATGGGCGTGGCCTTCTTGTCGTTCGTGCCGCTGGCCGGATTCGCCGACGGCGCGGTGCCCGCGCTGCTCGTGTTCGCGGTCATGGGCGGATTCGCGGTCTCGGAGCTGCTGCTGTCCCCGATCGGGCTCGCGGTCACCACCCAGCTGGCGCCCGAGGCATTCCGAGCGCAGATGATGGCTTTGTATTTCTTCTCGGTGGGTATCGGTACATCTATGTCCGGTGTTCTGGCCCGTTTCTACGATCCCGCCCACGAGGCCGCCTACTTCGGCGTCGTCGGCGCGGTCGCGATCGGGGTCGGGGTGCTCGTGGCCGCCGTGGGTCCGTGGATCAGCCGCGCGATGGCCGGCGTCCGGTAG
- a CDS encoding amino acid permease — protein sequence MSTPYKGSAAHRLRVKSVEQSIRDTDEPDSKLRKDLTAWDLTIFGVAVVVGAGIFTLTARTAGNVAGPSVSLAFVFAAVACGLTALCYAEFASTVPVAGSAYTFSYATFGEFVAWIIGWDLILEFALAVSVVAKGWSQYLGSVLGDISTTVSLGGIRFDWGAVLLIAVLCVLLAIGTKISSRVSALAVAIKLGVIALVIAVGLAYFDIDNLSPYVPPSQPGEGDTGIHQSLFSWLTGAGNSTFGWYGLLAAASLVFFAFIGFDVVATTAEETKNPQRDIPRGILGSLAIVTVLYVAVALILTGMVSYTELQGTDATLATAFALNGVTWAEKIISIGALAGLTTVVMVLYLGQTRVLFAMSRDGLLPRKLAHTGRHGTPVRLTVIVGIACAVLAGFVDMGALEEMVNIGTLFAFVLVAVGVIILRRTRPDLPRGFRVPWVPVLPILAVLACLWLMVNLSIETWIRFVVWMGLGLLVYFVYSRRHSLLGKQLSATAADVELRTDPA from the coding sequence ATGTCGACCCCCTACAAAGGCAGTGCCGCCCATCGGCTGCGCGTGAAATCGGTGGAGCAGTCGATCCGCGACACCGACGAGCCCGACTCCAAACTGCGCAAAGACCTCACCGCCTGGGACCTGACCATCTTCGGTGTCGCCGTCGTCGTCGGCGCCGGTATCTTCACGCTCACCGCCCGCACCGCGGGCAATGTCGCCGGCCCCTCGGTGTCGCTGGCCTTCGTCTTCGCCGCCGTCGCCTGCGGCCTGACCGCCCTCTGCTACGCCGAATTCGCCTCGACGGTCCCGGTGGCGGGTAGCGCCTACACCTTTTCCTACGCCACCTTCGGTGAATTCGTGGCCTGGATCATCGGCTGGGATCTGATCCTGGAATTCGCGCTCGCGGTCTCCGTGGTCGCCAAGGGCTGGTCGCAGTACCTCGGCTCGGTCCTCGGCGACATATCGACCACCGTCTCCCTCGGCGGCATCCGCTTCGACTGGGGCGCTGTGCTTCTCATCGCCGTGCTGTGTGTGCTGCTGGCCATCGGCACCAAGATCTCCTCGCGGGTCTCGGCGCTGGCCGTGGCCATCAAGCTGGGCGTGATCGCCCTGGTGATCGCCGTCGGCCTGGCCTACTTCGACATCGACAACCTCTCGCCCTACGTACCGCCCTCGCAGCCCGGCGAAGGCGACACCGGCATCCACCAGTCGCTGTTCTCCTGGCTCACCGGAGCGGGCAACAGCACCTTCGGCTGGTACGGCCTGCTCGCCGCGGCCAGCCTGGTCTTCTTCGCCTTCATCGGCTTCGACGTCGTCGCCACCACCGCCGAGGAGACCAAGAACCCGCAACGCGACATCCCGCGCGGCATCCTCGGCTCCCTGGCCATCGTCACCGTGCTCTATGTCGCCGTCGCCCTGATCCTCACCGGCATGGTGTCCTACACCGAACTCCAGGGCACCGACGCGACGCTGGCCACCGCCTTCGCCCTGAACGGCGTCACCTGGGCCGAGAAGATCATCTCCATCGGCGCGCTGGCCGGTCTGACCACCGTCGTCATGGTCCTCTACCTCGGCCAGACCCGGGTGCTGTTCGCGATGTCCCGTGACGGTCTGCTGCCGCGCAAGCTCGCCCACACGGGTAGGCATGGCACCCCCGTCCGCCTGACGGTGATCGTCGGCATCGCCTGCGCCGTTCTCGCCGGTTTCGTCGACATGGGCGCTCTCGAGGAAATGGTCAATATCGGTACCCTGTTCGCCTTCGTCCTCGTGGCCGTCGGGGTGATCATCCTGCGCCGCACCCGTCCCGACCTGCCCCGCGGCTTCCGCGTCCCCTGGGTGCCGGTCCTGCCGATCCTGGCCGTGCTGGCCTGCCTGTGGCTGATGGTCAACCTCTCCATCGAGACCTGGATCCGCTTCGTCGTCTGGATGGGGCTCGGCCTGCTGGTCTACTTCGTCTACAGCCGCCGCCACTCGCTGCTCGGCAAGCAGTTGTCGGCGACCGCCGCCGACGTGGAGCTCCGCACAGACCCCGCCTGA